Genomic DNA from Bacillales bacterium:
CGTCGCTCGTCCTTTCCAATATGTAAAACCCGTGCGCCTCAATCGTTCCCAACAAGGTCACGTTCGGCGTGCCGTCCGCCGTCGCCAACCTCCAGCCGTCCACGCTCACGTCGCGGTCCGTCGGATTGTACAACTCCACCCACTCGTCGTTGTAACTCGTCGTCGTCCCCATCCACGCAATCTCGTTGATCACCACGTGGCTGGCCGTTTGTGCGTTCGCTTGATGTCCCGGCAGCGCAACCGCAGCCATTGCCAGC
This window encodes:
- a CDS encoding lamin tail domain-containing protein, coding for MRLLKKAGMSALVLLAMAAVALPGHQANAQTASHVVINEIAWMGTTTSYNDEWVELYNPTDRDVSVDGWRLATADGTPNVTLLGTIEAHGFYILERTSD